From Acidihalobacter aeolianus, a single genomic window includes:
- a CDS encoding type IV pilin protein, translating into MDQGRMMNGHAELHRIHTRGFTLIELMVAVAIVAIIAAIAYPNYLKQVRDSRRTTAITNLLNMSSQLEKYYSTNNVYPASLTYMGYSTTVYVVPNASNPYYDISYGVNTTMTSFTLTANPVGDQAQDACGSFSLSSLGIKSVSSTTQSVSNCWGN; encoded by the coding sequence ATGGATCAGGGAAGAATGATGAACGGACATGCAGAGTTGCATAGGATACATACGCGAGGTTTCACCCTGATCGAGCTAATGGTCGCAGTAGCCATCGTGGCTATTATTGCTGCGATCGCCTATCCCAACTATTTAAAGCAAGTGCGGGATTCGAGACGTACCACGGCAATCACCAATCTGCTAAACATGTCCAGCCAACTGGAAAAATATTACAGCACCAATAACGTCTATCCAGCGAGCCTGACTTACATGGGGTACTCAACAACCGTGTATGTTGTACCTAATGCCAGCAATCCTTATTACGACATTAGTTATGGTGTGAATACCACGATGACAAGTTTCACTCTAACGGCAAACCCGGTGGGGGATCAGGCTCAGGATGCCTGCGGTAGTTTCTCCTTGAGTTCCTTAGGCATCAAAAGCGTTAGTAGTACTACCCAAAGCGTGAGTAATTGCTGGGGCAACTGA
- a CDS encoding group III truncated hemoglobin: MPTRRLNPLCDRIGRENVERVIAEFYLLLRSDDLLSPFFVDLKNPAEHERRIVEYWWIAMGGKPLGAPVETGMVSVHAGLGLTAAHFERWLELFRKTLDSSLDPPLAKAWMIMAGGVAARLRSALAIV, translated from the coding sequence ATGCCAACGCGACGTCTGAATCCCTTGTGCGATCGTATAGGGCGTGAAAACGTCGAGCGCGTGATCGCGGAATTCTACTTGCTGCTGCGCTCTGACGACTTGCTGTCCCCTTTTTTCGTCGACCTGAAAAACCCTGCGGAGCATGAACGTCGGATCGTGGAATACTGGTGGATCGCGATGGGCGGCAAGCCGCTCGGCGCGCCAGTGGAAACTGGTATGGTCTCGGTACATGCCGGGCTGGGGCTGACGGCCGCACATTTTGAGCGCTGGCTGGAGCTGTTTCGCAAGACATTGGATAGCTCATTGGACCCGCCGCTGGCGAAGGCCTGGATGATCATGGCCGGCGGTGTCGCGGCGCGACTGCGTTCAGCGCTTGCGATTGTTTGA
- a CDS encoding pilus assembly PilX family protein: MHKTLERSTHRRQEGFVLVVSLLILVILTLLGVSMFGNVGLQQRMASNTREKNRAFEAAQSALQYAQWWLTQGSNATQGVTCPPSSPSSVPLVCTTALSNPTTVPWAFSNQYAGGSLKLDVQQLNSSGVSSGGANSYYSYPQFYIQYIGFSSSTGGNLYRITAWAYGGNQNAIAVVQSVFLVGAGAGGSTPAKSVSGT; encoded by the coding sequence ATGCATAAAACGCTAGAGCGATCCACTCACAGACGCCAGGAAGGGTTCGTCCTGGTGGTTAGTCTGCTGATTCTGGTGATTCTCACCCTGCTTGGAGTGAGCATGTTCGGCAACGTGGGGTTGCAACAACGGATGGCGAGCAACACCCGCGAGAAAAACCGTGCCTTCGAGGCCGCACAGTCGGCACTGCAATACGCCCAATGGTGGCTGACGCAGGGTAGCAATGCGACCCAGGGCGTAACGTGTCCGCCTAGCTCACCCAGCAGCGTGCCACTTGTCTGTACTACGGCGCTATCCAACCCGACGACAGTGCCGTGGGCATTTTCAAATCAGTACGCGGGTGGCTCGCTGAAACTTGATGTGCAGCAGCTCAACAGCTCCGGGGTCAGCAGCGGTGGCGCTAATTCCTATTACAGCTATCCGCAATTTTATATTCAGTACATTGGGTTCAGTAGTTCAACCGGTGGGAATCTCTATCGCATAACGGCTTGGGCGTATGGCGGCAATCAGAATGCGATCGCAGTCGTGCAGAGTGTCTTTCTGGTCGGTGCAGGTGCCGGGGGAAGCACGCCGGCCAAATCGGTGAGCGGCACTTGA
- a CDS encoding GspH/FimT family pseudopilin yields the protein MGIKTTQAAFTLIELMVVVALVAIFALVGIPSYESLTTTNRMATELNGLLADIQYARSEAIMRGVNVTVCGGSNSTTGSGPALTCNQSTWNSGWIVTSSPSSSAGVIRVHEAISPNDQFSSTITGSGAQLVRITFDRNGFTNNAGTIELNDQSNNVSYRRCLKISMVGRVALLKGNSCP from the coding sequence ATGGGGATAAAAACGACACAAGCGGCATTCACGTTGATCGAGTTGATGGTGGTCGTGGCCTTAGTCGCGATTTTTGCACTCGTCGGTATCCCGAGTTATGAAAGCCTGACGACGACGAACCGTATGGCGACGGAGCTGAACGGATTGCTGGCCGACATCCAATATGCACGCAGCGAGGCGATCATGCGTGGCGTCAATGTCACCGTCTGCGGCGGGAGCAATTCCACCACGGGTAGCGGTCCGGCACTGACCTGCAATCAGTCGACATGGAATAGCGGATGGATCGTGACCAGTTCACCAAGTTCGTCGGCGGGGGTGATCCGCGTGCATGAAGCCATCTCACCTAATGACCAATTTAGTTCAACGATAACCGGGAGCGGTGCTCAGTTGGTCAGGATTACCTTCGATAGAAACGGATTCACTAATAATGCCGGCACGATTGAACTCAACGACCAGTCGAACAATGTAAGTTACCGTCGTTGCTTGAAAATCTCGATGGTTGGACGTGTTGCACTGCTTAAGGGAAACAGTTGCCCATGA
- the ispH gene encoding 4-hydroxy-3-methylbut-2-enyl diphosphate reductase — MDILLANPRGFCAGVDRAIEIVERALEAFGAPIYVRHEVVHNRFVVDGLRAKGAVFVEEIDEVPDGATVIFSAHGVSQLVRKQAESRDLTVFDATCPLVTKVHIEVARFSREGREVILIGHAGHPEVEGTMGQFDASAGGHMHLVESPTDIADLDIKDPDRLAFVTQTTLSVDDAAAVIDALRARFPAVEGPRRDDICYATQNRQDAVRSLSEACDLVLVVGSPNSSNSNRLRELAAKAGIPAYLIDGASDIRREWLGESRRIGITAGASAPEKLVRDVIAQLLAWGATGVTELAGREEKITFGLPSALREATV; from the coding sequence ATGGACATACTGCTCGCGAACCCGCGCGGCTTCTGTGCCGGCGTAGACCGCGCCATCGAGATCGTAGAACGTGCTCTGGAGGCCTTTGGCGCCCCCATCTACGTGCGTCACGAGGTCGTGCACAACCGCTTTGTCGTGGATGGCTTGCGCGCCAAGGGCGCCGTGTTCGTAGAGGAAATCGACGAGGTCCCCGATGGCGCAACCGTGATTTTCAGCGCTCACGGCGTCTCGCAACTCGTGCGCAAGCAGGCGGAATCGCGTGATCTGACGGTGTTCGACGCCACCTGCCCACTGGTGACCAAGGTGCACATCGAAGTGGCGCGTTTCTCCCGTGAGGGACGCGAGGTGATCCTGATCGGCCATGCAGGCCACCCCGAGGTTGAAGGCACCATGGGCCAGTTCGATGCCAGTGCCGGTGGGCACATGCACCTCGTCGAATCGCCCACGGACATTGCCGATCTGGATATCAAGGACCCCGACCGCCTTGCCTTCGTTACCCAGACAACCCTTTCCGTTGACGATGCCGCCGCCGTCATCGACGCCCTGCGCGCACGTTTCCCTGCGGTCGAAGGGCCCCGTCGCGACGATATCTGCTACGCCACGCAGAACCGCCAGGACGCCGTGCGCTCGCTGAGCGAGGCTTGCGACCTCGTCCTCGTCGTCGGCTCACCGAACAGCTCGAATTCCAATCGCCTGCGTGAACTGGCTGCTAAAGCGGGGATACCGGCCTACTTGATCGATGGTGCCTCCGACATCCGCCGTGAGTGGCTCGGAGAAAGCAGACGAATCGGCATCACAGCAGGCGCTTCCGCGCCCGAAAAGCTCGTCCGAGATGTCATCGCACAACTACTCGCCTGGGGCGCCACCGGCGTTACGGAACTTGCCGGACGCGAGGAGAAAATCACCTTCGGCCTGCCGTCAGCTTTGCGCGAAGCCACCGTTTAG
- a CDS encoding universal stress protein, with amino-acid sequence MYHTILLAYDGSRECRVALREGAELAVACSASVILLSVMPISLGLSIGEGFSAGDILTADHERQVAILNEGVTRLHQLGLNAQGRLVLGDPIEQIVAIAHEIEADLIVLGHSRRSGISRWWRSSVGASLLDELECSILVAQGKEQDLVQQPSSKDTN; translated from the coding sequence ATGTATCACACCATACTGCTTGCCTATGACGGCTCCCGCGAGTGCCGTGTAGCGCTGCGTGAAGGCGCCGAACTGGCGGTGGCCTGCAGCGCCAGCGTGATATTGCTTTCCGTCATGCCCATTTCGCTGGGCCTGTCCATCGGCGAAGGTTTCAGCGCAGGCGACATCCTCACCGCGGATCATGAACGCCAGGTGGCCATCCTCAACGAGGGCGTCACACGCCTACACCAACTCGGTCTCAATGCACAGGGCCGCTTGGTTCTCGGCGACCCGATCGAGCAGATTGTCGCCATCGCCCATGAGATCGAGGCTGACCTTATCGTCCTCGGTCACAGCCGGCGCAGTGGCATTTCGCGCTGGTGGCGCTCCTCGGTCGGTGCATCGCTGCTCGACGAACTCGAGTGCAGCATTCTGGTTGCGCAGGGCAAGGAACAGGATCTCGTGCAGCAGCCGTCGTCTAAGGACACAAACTGA
- a CDS encoding PilW family protein: MRMPGQTQRGLGLVELMVAMVLSLFLVAGVITVFVGTKESYNAQQAMAALQENERLAASVLADTIQQAGYFPYGQTTQTNLAAFPAAGSFKTAGQVIYGTNNTIMVRYVAGPYVAGSNDAIINCNGGTNASSQQVTYVNAFDLDMGKAELQCAVNSGSAQPIVSPLSSQALNPTGGGISGWQVEYGIATQSGNSVEQYLTASQVTAQNAWMQVRSVVITLNFVNPLYNPNQPAGQPQTLTMTRVIGLENLQQ, from the coding sequence ATGAGAATGCCCGGGCAAACACAGCGAGGTTTGGGTCTTGTCGAACTCATGGTTGCCATGGTTCTCAGCCTATTTCTAGTGGCAGGCGTGATAACGGTGTTTGTCGGTACCAAGGAAAGCTACAACGCACAGCAGGCGATGGCCGCTCTGCAGGAAAACGAGCGGCTGGCAGCTTCCGTGTTAGCGGACACCATTCAGCAAGCGGGTTATTTCCCTTACGGGCAGACCACACAGACGAATCTCGCGGCGTTCCCGGCCGCTGGCTCCTTCAAAACGGCAGGGCAGGTGATCTACGGGACGAATAACACCATCATGGTTCGTTATGTGGCTGGGCCCTATGTTGCCGGGTCCAACGACGCGATCATCAACTGTAATGGCGGCACCAATGCTAGCAGTCAGCAGGTTACCTACGTCAATGCCTTCGATCTTGATATGGGCAAGGCGGAGTTGCAGTGCGCAGTTAACAGTGGGTCCGCGCAGCCGATCGTCTCACCGCTGAGCAGTCAGGCATTAAACCCAACAGGCGGAGGTATCAGTGGCTGGCAGGTGGAGTATGGCATCGCAACCCAGAGCGGCAATTCTGTCGAGCAATATCTGACGGCCAGCCAGGTAACTGCGCAGAATGCCTGGATGCAGGTGCGCAGCGTCGTGATCACGCTCAATTTCGTAAACCCGCTCTACAACCCCAATCAACCTGCGGGACAACCGCAGACTCTGACGATGACGCGCGTAATCGGATTGGAGAACTTGCAACAATGA
- the pilV gene encoding type IV pilus modification protein PilV: protein MISHATQRGFSLIEALVALLVISIGLLGVAGLQALAVNNTHTASLRSIAAIEAANMAAYMGANPAFWAQVAPSSVTVVYGGATPFSGAGASTLNGQLPSSCTATLCTNYQMAAWDMYNWGKDLAQQLPSGQGGVQCKGATAATSNPYTCVVTVQWQEKSLGLNATSSTTASTAPAPTTSTQTYSMVTQP, encoded by the coding sequence ATGATAAGCCACGCTACACAGAGAGGATTCAGTCTGATCGAGGCGTTGGTTGCGCTCCTCGTGATCAGCATCGGCCTCCTCGGCGTGGCCGGACTGCAGGCGCTGGCGGTGAACAATACGCACACGGCGAGTCTGCGCAGCATCGCGGCGATCGAGGCGGCCAACATGGCCGCTTACATGGGCGCGAATCCGGCCTTCTGGGCACAGGTGGCGCCGAGCAGCGTGACGGTTGTATATGGAGGTGCCACGCCCTTTTCCGGTGCCGGTGCAAGCACGCTCAATGGCCAACTGCCGTCAAGTTGCACAGCAACATTGTGCACGAACTATCAGATGGCGGCTTGGGATATGTATAACTGGGGCAAGGATCTGGCTCAACAACTGCCTTCCGGTCAGGGAGGCGTGCAGTGCAAGGGTGCGACCGCTGCCACATCCAACCCCTATACCTGCGTCGTAACCGTGCAGTGGCAGGAGAAATCCTTGGGCCTGAACGCCACCAGTAGCACAACGGCGAGTACCGCACCGGCACCGACCACGAGTACACAAACCTATTCGATGGTGACACAGCCATGA
- a CDS encoding FKBP-type peptidyl-prolyl cis-trans isomerase: MNYEPKSLCPPIGPSSRVRLHYAITLENGTVADATMGEDPLDIEIGTGALHPNLERLLIGRKAGSTDVVVLPPERAFGLHDPSLVQTMPREDFPHAMALEVGALVAFTTPGGDEVPGIVHELTDNAVTVDFNHPFAGHRLTIGLQILAVDGCPPEASEQTSG; encoded by the coding sequence ATGAACTACGAACCTAAATCTCTCTGTCCGCCGATCGGCCCGAGCAGCCGCGTTAGACTGCATTACGCCATCACACTGGAAAACGGCACCGTCGCCGACGCCACCATGGGTGAGGATCCGCTCGACATCGAAATAGGTACTGGCGCATTGCACCCGAATCTCGAACGCCTGCTCATTGGGCGCAAGGCCGGAAGTACCGACGTGGTCGTGCTGCCGCCCGAACGCGCATTCGGATTGCATGACCCGTCACTGGTTCAAACGATGCCTAGAGAAGACTTTCCGCACGCCATGGCGCTGGAAGTGGGCGCGCTGGTTGCCTTCACCACACCAGGCGGTGACGAAGTCCCTGGGATCGTGCACGAACTCACCGACAATGCGGTCACTGTGGATTTCAACCACCCCTTTGCCGGCCACAGGCTGACCATCGGCCTGCAGATACTGGCCGTTGACGGCTGCCCGCCCGAGGCCTCAGAACAGACTTCAGGGTGA
- a CDS encoding DUF302 domain-containing protein has protein sequence MAYGFSISLDSGFDEAIGRVTEALKTQGFGVLADIDVSGTLKAKIGVDKRPYRILGACNPQLANRALDADADIGLLLPCNVVVRDEGEGKVTVAFMDPQSVLALVDRDGIAELAGEVRARLETVRDSLAAG, from the coding sequence ATGGCTTACGGTTTCTCGATCAGCCTGGATTCCGGTTTCGACGAGGCCATCGGCCGCGTGACCGAGGCGCTCAAGACCCAGGGGTTCGGCGTACTCGCGGATATCGACGTATCCGGCACGCTCAAGGCTAAGATCGGCGTCGACAAGCGCCCATACCGAATTTTAGGGGCGTGCAACCCTCAGTTGGCCAATCGCGCACTCGATGCGGACGCAGACATTGGGCTGTTGCTGCCCTGTAACGTCGTGGTACGTGACGAAGGCGAAGGCAAGGTTACGGTCGCCTTTATGGATCCGCAATCCGTGCTCGCCCTGGTGGATCGGGACGGGATCGCCGAACTGGCAGGGGAAGTACGCGCACGCCTGGAAACCGTACGCGACTCGCTGGCCGCCGGCTGA
- a CDS encoding pilus assembly protein, with translation MNGRWMISRGYPTAVAMLLGLAFAVIGRAYATVNYPTLSQAPLTIVQQGIDPNIMFLLDDSGSMQWEWLGDKGSIGGFTYGYPVGSTNVYGSGAGDYPDIIPGFSARNIYGAQFRSSYVNANYYNPTATYTPWACPASYPESSTQTPPTQTATLGNPTCHWDSTVNLWVMPDAKPNAAFLNPYNDNNASANIRALNVWNDSTDATNDTTNNGYIGNSKGTNGLNWVINYPQGSSTYYYYSGPFPATWNATGGVATTGFWPAVYWNYIGPRPATSNDLDNIAYFQEVQICPPTLSPNSNSNTGTCTPPPALPSSPLPYHTYIESDGDYVYIEGDGTQVDRSYTAEMQNFANWYQYYRSHILMARAGASIAFMKLPTNFRVDFGTISQMSSSSNPEFNTTEPFLLSNGNRSGFLKRFFQQPIGQGYTPLRQALAGVGQWISKQPGSSAPWGTSNAEQAANNHANYLTCRANYTVLVTDGTWNGNKPSVGNADGTQGPLITGSNGQQYQYNPVNPYQDSVSDTLADVAMYYWEQDLQPKMINDVPTNGEDPAFWQHMVTFTIGLGVTPTLVQNYITQYYNKNGVVLTESQAQAAVYAELQNGSASWPTPSPNANANIDDLWHAGIDGHGAFLSAQNPQQFATALANTLYQIVARTGSGSSVATNTQKAGQIQTGTQVYQALYHPLNWWGELLAEPILIDPTSNQPYVSTVANWDASCVLTGGACPAMGTTTQGQATNTLTAQSPSSRVILTDSGTQGVAFEWSDLSSAEQTLLNGADNLGQERLDYLRGTRSAEESQGGTLRNRTGLLGDIVHSSPVWVGYPLQSYPSTPGQPVTWKDDLYPTANQAENSSSAQTFDQFEQANETRTNVVYVGANDGMLHGFRAGSYTVSSTGQYVYNNTDNDGKEVLAFVPQSVYDNINQFTDPQYNHHYYVDATPGTGDVFYGGSWHTWLASGLGAGGKELFVLDINNPANFSEANAASIVKADWTTSNLTCVNDSNCAQDLGYTFGTPQIRRFHNGDWGVIWGNGYNSTNGEAGIFIGLIDPSSSTGTMSVYWISTGYGPSNDPTAQSRPDGIGYVTAADLDGDHITDYVYAGDLFGNVWRFNLTSSNPADWHVSTYGNSTGTPLFSAVNSAGTPQPITTKIQVISIPSGLPSPEPQNRLMVEFGTGQLLDSVPNDSVPNTTSTGVQSIYGIWDWDMSNWDNGYTTSSNINVPASSTLYAYLSSPPTINRNSLQQQTITNQTFSTNSVGVQVGLRQTSNTSVSWADLTYNGTPGTQYGWYLDLVYNSTYQGEMVIYNPTIQNGVFLFNTTILGQQGLTCGVNNNGGWSMALDPSDGAMLEFNAFSVNNIADYIGAFDASTLQGIFSGITVGAVGSPAFVTYGGKTYMLVSTNSGHTKLIQTGLGGNGTNVRISWRELR, from the coding sequence ATGAACGGCAGATGGATGATTTCGCGTGGCTATCCGACGGCAGTCGCAATGCTGCTAGGTTTGGCATTCGCTGTCATCGGTCGAGCCTATGCAACGGTCAATTATCCGACGCTTTCACAAGCGCCGCTGACCATCGTGCAACAGGGTATCGATCCCAATATCATGTTTTTGCTCGATGACTCCGGGTCCATGCAGTGGGAGTGGCTGGGTGACAAGGGATCGATAGGTGGTTTTACGTATGGCTACCCGGTTGGTAGTACGAATGTGTACGGTTCCGGTGCGGGTGATTACCCAGACATCATTCCAGGGTTCAGTGCCAGAAACATCTATGGCGCACAATTCCGTTCCAGCTATGTCAATGCCAACTACTACAACCCTACTGCCACATACACGCCTTGGGCTTGCCCGGCGTCGTACCCGGAAAGCAGTACCCAAACCCCACCTACACAAACGGCGACTCTCGGCAACCCTACTTGCCACTGGGACAGCACCGTCAATCTGTGGGTCATGCCGGACGCCAAGCCGAATGCTGCTTTTCTCAACCCTTACAACGATAACAACGCGAGTGCCAATATCCGTGCACTAAATGTCTGGAACGATTCCACAGACGCTACCAACGATACCACTAACAATGGCTATATCGGCAACAGCAAAGGTACTAATGGGCTGAATTGGGTGATCAACTACCCTCAGGGGTCGTCAACGTACTATTATTATTCTGGGCCCTTTCCTGCTACCTGGAATGCTACTGGTGGTGTAGCAACCACGGGTTTTTGGCCTGCTGTTTACTGGAATTATATTGGCCCGCGACCAGCTACCAGCAATGATCTGGACAATATTGCTTATTTCCAGGAGGTGCAAATTTGTCCGCCGACTCTGAGCCCAAACTCAAACAGCAATACGGGTACCTGCACGCCACCGCCAGCCTTACCCAGTTCGCCCCTGCCTTACCACACTTACATAGAAAGTGACGGTGACTATGTTTACATCGAAGGCGATGGGACGCAGGTAGATCGCAGTTATACGGCAGAAATGCAGAATTTCGCCAATTGGTACCAGTACTACCGCTCACATATTTTGATGGCACGCGCCGGTGCCAGCATTGCCTTCATGAAGTTGCCGACCAATTTCCGCGTGGATTTTGGCACGATCAGCCAAATGTCTAGCAGTAGCAACCCGGAATTCAACACAACCGAGCCATTTTTGCTTTCAAACGGCAATCGCTCCGGCTTCCTAAAACGTTTCTTTCAGCAACCTATCGGCCAAGGTTACACCCCTTTAAGGCAAGCGCTGGCTGGCGTGGGGCAATGGATTAGCAAGCAGCCGGGATCGTCGGCCCCATGGGGCACTAGCAATGCCGAGCAGGCGGCCAATAATCACGCTAATTATCTGACCTGCCGGGCTAACTATACTGTGCTGGTGACTGATGGTACTTGGAACGGCAATAAGCCGAGCGTGGGTAATGCGGATGGCACCCAGGGTCCTTTGATTACAGGTTCGAACGGACAACAATATCAATATAACCCTGTGAATCCCTATCAGGATAGCGTATCTGACACGCTTGCTGACGTGGCGATGTACTACTGGGAGCAGGATCTCCAACCCAAGATGATCAATGATGTGCCGACCAACGGAGAAGATCCGGCGTTCTGGCAGCACATGGTCACATTTACGATTGGTTTAGGTGTGACACCCACATTGGTACAGAACTACATCACACAGTACTACAACAAAAACGGCGTTGTGCTTACTGAATCCCAGGCTCAGGCGGCCGTCTATGCCGAGCTGCAGAACGGCTCGGCTTCCTGGCCGACGCCTTCACCCAATGCGAATGCCAATATTGACGACCTATGGCATGCGGGTATAGATGGACATGGAGCCTTCCTGAGCGCGCAGAATCCGCAACAGTTCGCCACCGCGCTCGCAAATACCTTGTATCAGATTGTGGCGCGAACCGGTTCCGGTTCGTCGGTTGCGACGAATACACAGAAGGCCGGGCAGATCCAAACCGGTACCCAGGTTTACCAGGCGCTGTACCATCCCCTGAATTGGTGGGGCGAGTTGTTGGCGGAACCGATCTTGATCGACCCGACAAGTAATCAGCCTTATGTATCTACCGTGGCTAACTGGGACGCAAGCTGCGTGTTGACTGGAGGCGCCTGTCCGGCCATGGGTACCACTACGCAAGGGCAGGCTACGAATACGCTAACCGCACAATCACCTTCCAGTCGCGTGATTCTGACCGATAGCGGCACCCAGGGTGTAGCGTTTGAGTGGTCGGATCTAAGCAGTGCTGAGCAAACACTGCTCAATGGCGCTGACAATCTCGGCCAGGAAAGGTTGGACTATCTGCGTGGAACGCGTAGTGCCGAGGAGAGCCAAGGTGGCACATTACGCAACAGGACAGGGTTACTCGGCGACATAGTCCACTCAAGTCCCGTCTGGGTCGGCTACCCGCTGCAAAGTTATCCCAGTACCCCGGGGCAGCCAGTAACCTGGAAGGACGATCTCTACCCCACAGCTAACCAGGCTGAGAACAGCAGCAGTGCACAAACTTTCGATCAATTCGAGCAAGCGAACGAGACACGGACCAATGTGGTTTACGTCGGGGCAAATGACGGCATGCTGCATGGATTCCGAGCGGGTAGCTATACCGTTTCGTCAACTGGCCAATACGTCTATAACAATACAGACAATGATGGCAAAGAAGTATTAGCTTTTGTGCCGCAAAGCGTTTACGACAACATCAACCAATTCACTGATCCTCAGTACAATCATCACTATTATGTTGATGCGACGCCGGGCACGGGAGATGTGTTCTATGGAGGCTCGTGGCATACCTGGTTGGCTAGCGGCCTTGGCGCAGGCGGCAAGGAGCTGTTTGTGCTGGACATTAACAACCCAGCCAATTTCAGCGAGGCCAATGCAGCTAGCATCGTAAAAGCCGACTGGACGACATCAAATTTGACCTGCGTGAACGACAGCAACTGTGCGCAGGACCTGGGTTATACCTTCGGTACCCCGCAGATACGCCGATTCCACAATGGCGATTGGGGCGTTATTTGGGGCAATGGTTATAACAGCACCAATGGCGAGGCAGGCATATTCATCGGACTGATTGACCCTAGCTCAAGCACTGGCACCATGAGTGTGTACTGGATCAGTACTGGCTATGGGCCATCCAACGACCCTACGGCGCAAAGTCGTCCAGACGGCATTGGTTATGTCACCGCCGCGGATCTGGACGGTGATCACATCACCGACTACGTCTATGCAGGTGATCTTTTCGGCAACGTGTGGCGATTTAACCTAACCAGCAGCAATCCAGCCGACTGGCATGTTTCTACTTATGGTAATTCCACGGGTACGCCGCTATTCAGTGCTGTAAATTCGGCGGGCACGCCTCAGCCGATTACTACAAAAATCCAGGTCATCTCGATACCGTCGGGTCTGCCGTCTCCTGAGCCGCAAAACCGTCTAATGGTGGAATTCGGCACAGGTCAACTACTTGACTCAGTACCCAATGATTCCGTACCCAATACGACCTCTACAGGTGTGCAGAGTATCTACGGCATCTGGGATTGGGATATGTCCAACTGGGACAACGGGTACACTACAAGCAGCAATATAAATGTTCCGGCATCAAGCACTTTATATGCTTACTTGTCGTCACCGCCGACGATTAACCGCAATAGCCTGCAGCAGCAGACCATTACGAATCAAACATTCAGCACCAACTCAGTTGGGGTGCAGGTTGGGTTACGTCAGACGTCTAATACGTCCGTTTCCTGGGCTGATTTGACATACAACGGTACGCCGGGTACGCAATATGGCTGGTATCTTGACTTGGTATACAACAGTACATACCAAGGCGAAATGGTGATTTATAATCCAACCATTCAAAATGGCGTGTTCCTCTTCAATACGACGATATTGGGCCAGCAAGGTTTAACCTGCGGTGTAAATAATAATGGTGGATGGTCCATGGCGCTCGACCCATCAGACGGTGCCATGCTCGAATTCAATGCATTCAGTGTCAATAATATCGCCGACTATATTGGCGCCTTCGATGCTTCGACTTTGCAAGGTATTTTCTCTGGCATTACGGTTGGAGCAGTCGGTAGTCCTGCATTCGTCACTTATGGCGGCAAGACCTACATGCTTGTCAGCACCAATAGCGGTCATACCAAGCTCATACAAACTGGCCTAGGCGGGAATGGGACCAACGTCCGAATCAGCTGGCGTGAGTTACGGTGA